The sequence below is a genomic window from Bacteroidota bacterium.
CCACCATTGCAAGAAACATTCACCTGTGCAACAGAAGTAGAAATTGCAGTTGGCTCTGCAACAGTTGCAGAAGTGGAACTGGTACAACCATTCGCATCTGTTACGATATAAGAATAAGTTCCGGCAGTAACTGAGAAAACTCCAGTGCCGGTATAGGGTGCAGTTCCACCCGAAGCAAAAACGGTGATCGTTCCATTTCCTCCATTGCACAATGCATCTGTTGCAGAAGAAGAAACTACCAGCAAGGTCGGTTCAGTAACCGTAATATTTGTTGTGCTGGTACATCCGTTGGCGTCCGTCACTAAATAAGAATACGTTCCAGCGCTAACCGTAAATGTGCCCGTGCCGGTGTAAGGAGCAGTTCCGCCGGAACCAGTAACTGTTACCGTGCTTGTTCCCCCGTTGCATGCAATTGAAGTAGCAGAAGAAGCGGAGCTGAGCGCCGAAGGTTCGGTGATCGTGAACAGTTGTGTTGCAGTACAACTGTTGGCGTCTGTAACCGTGCAGGTCCAGGTGCCTGCTGCAAGACCGGTAACACCTGTGGTGCCATCCCCTGCCGGAGTTCCGGGCGTCCAGTCATAAGAATAAGGGCCGATACCACCGCTGGCGGAATTTACTGAGGCAGATCCATTCATTCCGCCATTGCAGTTCACATTCGTTTGTGAGGCAGCCGACATTGTAACCGGGGTCGGTTGTGTGAGTGCAAATGTTTGAGTGGTGACATTCATCGATGCATCAGTAACTGTTACGGTGTAAGTTCCGGCTGGTAATCCGCTTGCGGTTGCAGAAGTTCCTCCTGTAGGTGACCAGGAATAAGTATAAGGGCTTGTGCCTCCACTGGGAGTTGCAGTGAGTGATCCTGTAGATTGTCCGTTGCAGAGAATAGGTGCTGTTTGTGTGATCGTCGCGTAATAGAGAATGGAAATAATGATTTGCCCATTGCCGTTTCTTATTCCCTGTGAAAGTGTAACGCTCGTAACAGTTCCATTGGTGAAACTGCTACCACCGCCACCACCCATCCACGCTCCACCGCCGCCGCCATAATATCCGCCGCCGCCGCCGCCGCCGCCGGAAGGACTGCATCCACTTGCTCCGCTACCAAAAATTCCTGAACCTGCAGAACACCATCCTGTATAACTTCCACCCATTCCACCGGCAGATTGAGTTCCACCAGTAGAAGAATTATTCGGTGTACCACATGCAACCGCAGGAGTTCCTCCAATCAATCCACCACCAGCTCCTCCGTTATATCCAGTTCCTGAACAGGAAGCCGCGCCGCCACCGCCGCCTGCAACCGCTGCTCTGTCACTCAAAGCATACGGGGTGCGCCTGATATCGGAAGCACCGCCGCCGCCGCCGCCTGCTTGTCCATCGGTATAATTTCCGCCGTTTGCTCCGCCATTATATCCTGCTGATCCACCAACAGAACTGAATGCATTGCCACCAACGCCGCCAACATTGATCTGTAAAACTTCTCCTGGCGTAACAGACAAAACACCTTGTGTTCTTCCTCCGAGTCCGCCAGTGCCTACAGGCGATGTGTAGTAGGCAGCGCCGCCTTGTGCTCCATTAACATCAATGCCGATGCTGGTCACTCCAACTGGTACGGTGTAAGTTTGCACACCACCGGTATAGTTGAAAGTTGTTTGCGCGTGAGTGCTTGAATAAAAAAGATGAGCTGCTACAACAGCAGATAATTTTAAACCGCCGGATAGATTTCTTTGGTAAAGGGTAGTTGGTTGTTTCATTTGAATTGCGTTAGGTTTAAAATTTTATTAAATGATTTTTTTCAATAACTGATCCGATCTTATCAATCGAAAATGATCTCATCGGAAAACTTCCGTATGTTGTGAACAAAAATATTCGGAACGGACTCCTTTACGGAGTTAAAGAATGGATCGGGATTCAAGCGATTGGGGTTTCAGCGAATTTAGTAAAAATGTGGACGTCGCTGAATTTTGTTTACGAATGTTGAAAGCGAATTTTTTAATAGCGATCCATAAAAGAGAAAAATCGACTGGCAAAAAAAAACAGCGTGGTCGAAAAATTTTTCCTGATTATTTGAAGTGATGCAGGAAATTTTTCAGGGTGTGAATTTGAAGAACCGGCGATACGCTCCTCATCACCCTAATTTT
It includes:
- a CDS encoding T9SS type A sorting domain-containing protein — its product is MKQPTTLYQRNLSGGLKLSAVVAAHLFYSSTHAQTTFNYTGGVQTYTVPVGVTSIGIDVNGAQGGAAYYTSPVGTGGLGGRTQGVLSVTPGEVLQINVGGVGGNAFSSVGGSAGYNGGANGGNYTDGQAGGGGGGASDIRRTPYALSDRAAVAGGGGGAASCSGTGYNGGAGGGLIGGTPAVACGTPNNSSTGGTQSAGGMGGSYTGWCSAGSGIFGSGASGCSPSGGGGGGGGYYGGGGGAWMGGGGGSSFTNGTVTSVTLSQGIRNGNGQIIISILYYATITQTAPILCNGQSTGSLTATPSGGTSPYTYSWSPTGGTSATASGLPAGTYTVTVTDASMNVTTQTFALTQPTPVTMSAASQTNVNCNGGMNGSASVNSASGGIGPYSYDWTPGTPAGDGTTGVTGLAAGTWTCTVTDANSCTATQLFTITEPSALSSASSATSIACNGGTSTVTVTGSGGTAPYTGTGTFTVSAGTYSYLVTDANGCTSTTNITVTEPTLLVVSSSATDALCNGGNGTITVFASGGTAPYTGTGVFSVTAGTYSYIVTDANGCTSSTSATVAEPTAISTSVAQVNVSCNGGSDGSITLTVSGGTPPYSFNWNSGTYFTQNLSGLTAGTYSGVLTDANGCTDAGIVVITEPPALVATITSATNASTCGGTDGAIDITVTGGTPGYMYLWNTSVTTEDISGVSAGTYSNTVTDTNGCTTFISVDLTDPNPPSVTLALAVDTVCAADGIFALSGGSPAGGSYSGTGVSAGSFDPSAANAGNNTITYTYTDGVTGCTGTSTGNIFVDACTGINSAISVNDNFSILPNPNNGTFTFVLQSNESADVMIYDALGQLVNAQKVQPGVQQQLNIAKPGVFMVTVVTADGHRSSQRVVVNK